In a single window of the Arthrobacter sp. StoSoilA2 genome:
- a CDS encoding iron-siderophore ABC transporter substrate-binding protein — protein sequence MASLLPRRALLKTAGTATAALAAVALSLTGCSTGPATSTPATEQAETAAFPVTIKHAFGETTIKEQPKRVVTISWVNDDVAIALGVVPVGLPKNEWGNNDKGSTPWKDAALEKLGAGFGSDKAPVQFSEADGINFTEIAKLNPDVILGAYSGLEEADYKKLSEIAPVVAYPELAYGTPWQESTTIIGKALGKEAEAKKLIEDTEATVKDKVSKYPQIKDKTFIYGNLEPAKGDGVNVYTAIDNRPRFLSEIGMKLAPVVEQNTKTNKDFFIAWSAEKANELESDVFVTWVPEAATADAIKADPLLGQIPAVKSGALVADADQTLTLSISASSPLSLPWALDTFLPQLGSAADKATDAAGK from the coding sequence GTGGCTTCCCTTCTTCCACGCCGCGCCCTGCTGAAGACCGCAGGCACCGCGACAGCCGCTTTGGCCGCCGTCGCCCTTTCCCTCACTGGCTGCTCCACCGGGCCCGCCACCTCCACTCCGGCAACGGAGCAGGCAGAAACCGCTGCTTTCCCGGTGACCATCAAGCACGCTTTCGGTGAGACCACCATCAAGGAACAGCCCAAGCGCGTAGTCACCATCTCCTGGGTGAATGACGACGTCGCAATAGCCCTGGGCGTTGTCCCGGTTGGCCTTCCCAAGAACGAGTGGGGCAACAACGACAAGGGCTCCACCCCGTGGAAGGATGCCGCGCTGGAGAAGCTTGGTGCCGGATTCGGTTCGGACAAGGCTCCCGTGCAGTTCTCCGAGGCGGACGGGATCAACTTCACTGAGATCGCCAAGCTGAACCCGGACGTCATCCTCGGCGCCTACTCCGGCCTGGAGGAAGCCGATTACAAGAAGCTTTCCGAAATCGCTCCCGTGGTTGCCTACCCGGAGCTCGCCTACGGTACGCCCTGGCAGGAAAGCACCACCATCATCGGTAAGGCCCTCGGCAAGGAAGCCGAAGCCAAGAAACTGATTGAAGACACTGAAGCCACCGTCAAGGACAAGGTTTCCAAGTACCCGCAGATCAAAGACAAGACCTTTATCTACGGCAACCTGGAACCGGCCAAGGGTGACGGCGTGAACGTCTACACGGCCATCGATAACCGCCCGCGCTTCCTCTCCGAAATCGGCATGAAGCTCGCTCCGGTAGTGGAGCAGAACACGAAGACCAACAAGGACTTCTTCATTGCGTGGTCCGCTGAAAAGGCCAACGAGCTCGAGTCCGATGTCTTCGTGACGTGGGTGCCCGAAGCCGCCACGGCCGACGCCATCAAGGCCGACCCCCTGCTGGGCCAGATACCCGCGGTCAAGTCCGGCGCACTCGTCGCCGACGCCGATCAGACCCTGACGCTGTCCATTTCCGCCTCCTCGCCGCTGAGCCTGCCGTGGGCCCTGGACACGTTCCTGCCGCAGCTGGGCAGTGCAGCGGACAAGGCAACGGACGCGGCAGGCAAGTAA
- a CDS encoding FBP domain-containing protein produces the protein MQKITAQQIRSSFINASRSEAARLNLPRDLETIDWENLEFLGWRDEKMPQRGYLVVPHRGKLTGIMLRAPEGGSGKKRVVLCELCRDVFSKDDVYLWVAKKAGQSGKDGNTVGTLICAEFGCSANVRKEPPANEINPDPAVVVARQIAGLEERTGQFLDRVRGTSTR, from the coding sequence ATGCAGAAAATTACTGCCCAACAAATCCGTTCGTCATTCATCAATGCCAGCCGGTCCGAAGCCGCCAGGCTCAACCTTCCGCGCGACTTGGAAACCATCGACTGGGAAAACCTTGAGTTCCTCGGCTGGCGCGACGAAAAAATGCCCCAGCGCGGCTACCTGGTGGTCCCGCACCGGGGCAAGCTCACCGGAATCATGCTCCGGGCGCCTGAAGGAGGCTCCGGAAAGAAGCGTGTGGTCCTCTGTGAATTGTGCCGTGACGTCTTCTCCAAAGACGACGTCTATCTGTGGGTCGCCAAGAAGGCCGGACAGTCAGGCAAGGACGGCAACACCGTGGGGACTCTGATCTGCGCCGAGTTCGGCTGCAGCGCCAATGTGCGCAAGGAGCCGCCCGCCAATGAAATCAACCCTGACCCGGCCGTCGTCGTGGCTCGGCAAATCGCCGGGCTTGAGGAGCGCACAGGCCAGTTCCTGGACCGGGTCCGGGGCACCTCCACCCGCTAA